The Dermochelys coriacea isolate rDerCor1 chromosome 7, rDerCor1.pri.v4, whole genome shotgun sequence genome window below encodes:
- the CDC42EP2 gene encoding cdc42 effector protein 2, which translates to MSTKVPIYLKRGSRKGKKEKLRDILSSDMISPPLGDFRHTIHIGSGGENDMFGDISFLQGKFHLLPRTEGSLDSDRGSHCGVPFEFSRTATISGHEQPFSEAPSPLLKNAISLPVIGGPQALMLPSTQAPPKPPRLHLDDKVQPALQGKEAVAELTSSKDSRTSEPIPHLCSPNELFAIPQNGFVEEKNKEESFMSHAGSLLSLHVDLGPSILEDVLQVMDKHQAGKTIQDSGRQEILT; encoded by the coding sequence ATGTCCACTAAGGTCCCAATCTACCTGAAAAGAGGCAGTAGGAAGGGCAAGAAGGAAAAACTCAGAGATATCCTTTCTTCTGATATGATCAGCCCCCCCTTGGGAGACTTCAGACACACTATTCACATAGGGAGTGGTGGGGAGAATGATATGTTTGGGGATATTTCTTTCTTGCAAGGGAAATTCCACCTTCTACCAAGGACTGAAGGTAGCCTGGATTCTGATAGGGGCAGCCACTGTGGAGTGCCATTTGAGTTCTCAAGGACTGCTACTATTTCTGGTCATGAGCAACCATTTTCTGAAGCCCCCTCGCCCCTCTTAAAGAATGCCATCTCGCTTCCTGTCATTGGGGGTCCACAGGCTCTAATGTTGCCCTCTACTCAGGCCCCACCAAAGCCACCAAGGCTACACCTTGATGACAAAGTTCAACCAGCTCTTCAAGGCAAGGAAGCTGTGGCAGAACTGACTTCATCCAAGGACAGCAGGACTTCTGAACCTATCCCTCATCTCTGCAGCCCCAATGAGCTGTTTGCCATCCCTCAGAATGGGTTTGTTGAAGAGAAAAATAAGGAGGAGTCCTTTATGTCCCATGCTGGTTCCCTGCTCTCCCTCCACGTGGATCTGGGACCTTCTATCTTGGAGGATGTCCTTCAGGTCATGGATAAACACCAAGCTGGGAAAACGATACAAGATTCTGGCAGGCAAGAAATCCTGACATGA